Proteins found in one Streptococcus criceti HS-6 genomic segment:
- a CDS encoding YSIRK signal domain/LPXTG anchor domain surface protein yields the protein MEKHSQRYSIRKYSFGAASVLLGTAAFALSATTALADENSTVPAADNAGSSAEVAANQAGPQTKVINQTTVGDTTTTTKEVTSPELETAKENAQKANVPAEETEAKVQPSVEAADADNKAQAEAINKSVTDYQTQQAAYEKAKAEYDSKSAEKAAADKLNAQAKGAYDAAMIQYNQDKAAYDAALAQYNIDKATYAQQKIQYEVSLAEKEAADKANAAAKLKYDQEMQAYNAAKADYDSALAQYNADKKKYDSAKATYDSKLAEKAAADKANAAAKAKYDQEKAVYDQAKAKYDQDLAKYQQDKAKYDSAKSTYDSKLAEKAAADKANAAAKAKYDQEKAVYDQAKAKYDQDLAKYQQDKAKYDSAKSTYDSKLAEKAAAEKINAENEAKYNQAKEAYNQARAQYEHQLAEYQTKYEHWKNSKDAYDKFLADHNLTETQAAQELIFEREKDAVHTIEGINTYLTPEAQKRIGTSAVNQYRSNEIKEGDVVTNSPYGNKDNEWLQVKEGDKFTVTYDGLSQSKMIIEGVPQDINKVIYHYSIDELPSFNKAGIAKVSNDPTVTLTVGASTDDPDKAVKVTVDIEFYDKNGQKYDLTKRKAIVALNSLNHWTGAAYVSGEDNPRALTVEARDTEGNTVRGTWNPYADGSHPDIKNGEVQTKSGYADFGGKTVIISANNPLKIVTQSYSVAPNSLETLLNEAVTDESSVKASGGANAHSIGSQNYSYEDEGVQKDDVIGSYYVDAETGLITFVPKKKFQNVEHQEFVNIGDNQYIAIPNSSVTYDPNTHEVTSQADNQYIEHGAVFNGESTSTLPGWDNEDSPYLYYGGAGMRMTNGHLVFTAKGANAVGAPTIYWFAINSTVGYPKNPGEEPPKPKAPTPPTPPKKVIVEVPGEPHEPTPPTSPVAPEPPKMTIIEVPGEPHEPTAPTPPVAPEPPKMTTIEVPGEPHKPTPPTAPVPPTKPKTITVVVPKKPNEPKAPTLPNPPQPPKTISVEVPNEPTPPTKPSVKWHKNIIVESVKTPKPGVPTPPTVPNTPPKSVQPVKSENPKPAQPQPAAEKALPQTGDSNSYGVTVFGAGIIAFSIITMLGAMKRKEN from the coding sequence ATGGAAAAACATTCTCAACGCTATTCCATCCGCAAGTATAGCTTTGGAGCAGCGTCTGTTTTGCTGGGAACCGCAGCCTTTGCCCTTTCGGCAACGACTGCCCTGGCAGACGAAAATTCGACTGTCCCAGCCGCTGATAACGCTGGTTCTTCTGCGGAAGTAGCAGCGAATCAAGCTGGTCCGCAAACTAAGGTGATTAATCAGACGACTGTTGGTGATACCACTACAACGACTAAAGAAGTAACATCACCTGAATTGGAAACGGCTAAGGAAAATGCACAAAAGGCTAATGTCCCTGCTGAGGAAACTGAGGCGAAGGTCCAACCTTCTGTTGAAGCTGCTGATGCTGATAACAAGGCGCAAGCAGAGGCAATCAACAAGTCGGTAACTGACTATCAAACTCAACAAGCTGCTTATGAAAAAGCCAAAGCTGAGTATGATAGCAAATCAGCTGAAAAAGCGGCAGCCGATAAGTTAAATGCCCAAGCTAAAGGTGCCTACGATGCGGCTATGATTCAGTACAATCAAGATAAGGCTGCTTACGATGCTGCCCTTGCTCAGTACAATATTGACAAAGCAACGTACGCTCAACAAAAGATTCAATACGAAGTGAGTCTGGCAGAAAAAGAAGCGGCTGATAAGGCCAATGCTGCTGCCAAGCTCAAGTATGACCAAGAAATGCAAGCTTACAATGCTGCTAAGGCCGACTATGATTCAGCGCTTGCTCAATATAATGCGGACAAGAAAAAATATGATTCCGCCAAGGCTACTTATGACAGTAAACTAGCTGAAAAAGCAGCAGCTGATAAGGCTAATGCAGCTGCCAAGGCTAAGTATGACCAAGAAAAAGCGGTTTATGATCAAGCTAAGGCCAAGTACGATCAAGACTTGGCTAAGTACCAGCAAGATAAGGCTAAGTACGATTCCGCCAAGTCGACCTACGACAGTAAACTAGCTGAAAAAGCAGCAGCTGATAAGGCTAATGCAGCTGCCAAGGCTAAGTATGACCAAGAAAAAGCGGTTTATGATCAAGCTAAGGCCAAGTACGATCAAGACTTGGCTAAGTACCAGCAAGATAAGGCTAAGTACGATTCCGCCAAGTCGACCTACGACAGCAAGTTAGCTGAGAAAGCAGCAGCGGAAAAGATCAATGCTGAAAATGAAGCAAAATACAATCAGGCTAAGGAAGCTTATAATCAAGCCAGGGCCCAATATGAGCATCAATTGGCTGAATACCAAACCAAATATGAACATTGGAAAAACTCTAAGGATGCTTACGATAAATTCCTAGCTGACCACAATCTGACAGAAACTCAAGCCGCTCAAGAATTGATTTTTGAGCGTGAAAAAGATGCGGTTCACACCATTGAAGGTATCAATACTTACCTGACACCTGAAGCACAAAAACGCATTGGAACAAGCGCTGTTAATCAATACCGTTCAAATGAAATTAAAGAAGGCGATGTTGTTACTAATAGTCCTTATGGTAATAAGGACAACGAATGGCTGCAAGTCAAAGAAGGTGATAAGTTTACTGTCACTTACGATGGCCTGTCTCAATCCAAGATGATTATCGAAGGTGTTCCGCAGGACATTAATAAGGTTATCTATCACTATAGTATTGATGAATTGCCATCATTTAACAAGGCAGGTATTGCTAAAGTAAGCAACGACCCAACTGTTACCTTGACTGTTGGTGCTTCAACTGATGATCCTGATAAAGCCGTTAAGGTTACCGTTGATATTGAGTTCTATGACAAGAATGGTCAAAAATATGATTTGACCAAGCGTAAAGCTATTGTGGCCCTCAATTCACTTAACCACTGGACTGGTGCAGCCTATGTATCTGGGGAAGATAATCCGCGTGCCTTGACAGTTGAAGCTCGGGATACCGAAGGCAATACCGTCCGCGGTACTTGGAATCCTTATGCCGATGGCAGTCACCCAGATATCAAGAATGGTGAAGTCCAAACGAAGTCCGGCTATGCTGACTTCGGTGGCAAGACTGTCATTATTTCTGCCAATAACCCACTCAAAATTGTGACTCAAAGCTATTCTGTTGCTCCAAACAGCCTCGAAACTCTCTTAAATGAGGCCGTCACTGATGAAAGTTCTGTTAAAGCATCCGGCGGCGCTAATGCCCACTCAATCGGAAGTCAAAACTATTCCTATGAGGATGAAGGTGTTCAAAAAGATGACGTTATCGGTAGTTACTATGTAGATGCTGAAACTGGTCTGATTACCTTCGTACCTAAGAAAAAATTCCAAAATGTTGAACACCAAGAGTTTGTTAATATTGGGGATAACCAATATATTGCTATTCCAAACTCAAGTGTTACTTATGATCCTAATACCCATGAAGTAACCTCTCAAGCTGATAATCAATACATTGAGCATGGTGCGGTCTTTAATGGGGAATCGACTTCCACACTTCCAGGCTGGGATAATGAAGACTCACCTTACCTCTATTACGGTGGTGCTGGTATGCGGATGACAAATGGTCACCTTGTCTTTACGGCTAAAGGTGCCAATGCCGTGGGTGCGCCAACGATCTACTGGTTTGCCATTAACTCCACTGTTGGTTATCCTAAGAATCCAGGAGAAGAGCCACCAAAACCTAAGGCGCCGACTCCGCCAACTCCACCAAAGAAGGTTATCGTCGAAGTTCCAGGTGAACCACATGAGCCAACCCCACCAACCTCACCGGTAGCTCCAGAACCACCTAAGATGACAATAATTGAAGTCCCAGGTGAACCACATGAGCCAACTGCCCCAACGCCGCCAGTAGCTCCAGAACCACCTAAGATGACAACAATTGAGGTCCCAGGTGAGCCACATAAGCCAACCCCACCGACTGCCCCAGTACCGCCAACAAAACCTAAGACCATAACAGTGGTTGTTCCTAAGAAGCCAAACGAGCCAAAAGCTCCGACCCTTCCTAATCCTCCTCAGCCACCTAAGACGATTTCTGTTGAGGTTCCAAATGAGCCAACCCCGCCAACAAAACCTTCAGTGAAATGGCATAAGAACATCATTGTTGAAAGCGTGAAGACTCCTAAACCAGGAGTTCCAACCCCTCCAACAGTTCCAAACACCCCACCAAAATCTGTACAACCGGTCAAGTCAGAAAATCCAAAACCTGCTCAGCCGCAACCGGCTGCAGAAAAAGCTCTGCCTCAGACTGGTGATAGCAACAGCTATGGTGTGACCGTCTTCGGTGCCGGTATTATTGCCTTCTCCATCATAACGATGCTTGGTGCGATGAAGCGCAAAGAAAACTAA